The Rhododendron vialii isolate Sample 1 chromosome 5a, ASM3025357v1 genome contains a region encoding:
- the LOC131327335 gene encoding uncharacterized protein LOC131327335 produces the protein MLYEPTHTKKDRKTPVSDKAAENKRKMKDLMASQQSTPEENTKGKINWSMNDIYSQVIDKNEHSDRFRDLGFGHTSKTCGSTSNSDARLRVASKEERMREKDNYIVVLEDKLNSAVNELNTIKSVVDFLARQSSFQV, from the exons ATGTTGTATGAGCCAACTCACACGAAGAAAGATAGAAAAACCCCTGTGAGTGATAAGGCGGCTGAAAATAAG AGAAAAATGAAGGATTTGATGGCGTCGCAACAAAGTACCCCTGAAGAGAACACGAAGGGGAAAATAAACTGGTCAATGAATGACATCTACTCTCAAGTGATAGACAAGAACGAGCATAGTGATCGTTTTCGCGATTTGGGATTTGGGCACACTTCTAAAACTTGTGGCTCAACTTCCAATAGTGATGCAAGGTTGAGAGTGGCttcaaaggaagaaagaatgagagagaaagacaatTATATAGTGGTGTTAGAAGATAAGTTGAATTCCGCAGTCAATGAACTGAACACTATAAAATCAGTTGTTGACTTCTTAGCTAGGCAGTCTAGTTTTCAG GTTTAA